A window of the Cicer arietinum cultivar CDC Frontier isolate Library 1 chromosome 6, Cicar.CDCFrontier_v2.0, whole genome shotgun sequence genome harbors these coding sequences:
- the LOC101494195 gene encoding probable WRKY transcription factor 51, whose protein sequence is MDYNFVNPHPNPNFVHSTHMVPSSPHFILSDYLRLDDIFIDQESHSQSIESLYKVTFSHANQGSNHATSKNNNIKYKNGIKRNKGEVGPNIAFRTRSELEIMDDGYKWRKYGKKSVKNNPNLRNYYKCSSLGCNVKKRVERDRDDSSYVITTYEGVHNH, encoded by the exons atGGACTACAATTTTGTAAACCCTCATCCTAATCCAAATTTTGTTCACTCTACTCATATGGTTCCTTCATCCCCTCATTTCATACTATCCGATTATCTTAGGCttgatgatatttttattgatcAAGAATCTCATTCACAAAGTATTGAATCGTTATATAAGGTAACATTTAGTCATGCCAATCAAGGATCCAATCATGCAACCTCTAAGAATAATAACAT AAAATACAAAAATGGGATTAAGAGGAATAAAGGAGAAGTGGGGCCAAATATCGCCTTTAGAACGAGATCAGAGCTTGAAATTATGGATGATGGATATAAATGGAGAAAGTACGGAAAGAAGTCTGTGAAAAACAATCCCAACCTAAG GAACTACTACAAATGTTCAAGTTTGGGATGCAATGTGAAGAAAAGGGTGGAAAGGGATAGAGATGACTCGAGCTATGTGATAACAACTTATGAAGGTGTACACAACCATTGA